One window from the genome of Pedococcus badiiscoriae encodes:
- the mnmA gene encoding tRNA 2-thiouridine(34) synthase MnmA: MRVVAAMSGGVDSAVAAGRMLDAGHEVVGVHLALSQSAATLRESARGCCTIEDAGDARRVADVLGIPFYVWDMAERFKRDVMEDFVAEYSAGRTPNPCLRCNEKIKFSALLDKAVALGFDAVATGHYAQVVERDDGGRELHRAVDMAKDQSYVLGVLDADQLARAFFPLGDTTKPDIRAEARERGFYIASKPDSHDICFIADGDTRGWLTSRLGEQPGEIVDAETGEVVGAHRGAYAYTVGQRRGLGLDRSVMDGDPRYVVSVDAAANRVMIGTSDLLGVNAIRGDHARWCGPPPEGVVELGAQVRAHGEEVPAQAWASGDDVQVRLAGRLRGVAPGQSVVLYDGTRVVGSATIASAWLER, encoded by the coding sequence ATGCGGGTCGTCGCCGCGATGTCCGGCGGGGTCGACTCCGCCGTCGCGGCCGGACGGATGCTCGACGCGGGGCACGAGGTCGTCGGCGTGCACCTCGCCCTGTCGCAGAGCGCAGCGACGCTGCGTGAGTCGGCCCGTGGCTGCTGCACGATCGAGGACGCGGGAGACGCGCGCAGGGTCGCTGACGTGCTCGGGATCCCGTTCTACGTCTGGGACATGGCAGAGCGGTTCAAGCGTGACGTGATGGAGGACTTCGTCGCGGAGTACTCCGCTGGCCGCACCCCGAACCCGTGCCTGCGCTGCAACGAGAAGATCAAGTTCTCCGCTCTGCTCGACAAGGCAGTGGCCCTCGGCTTCGACGCCGTGGCGACCGGTCACTACGCGCAGGTCGTCGAGCGTGACGACGGCGGGCGCGAGCTGCACCGGGCGGTCGACATGGCCAAGGACCAGTCCTACGTGCTGGGCGTGCTCGACGCCGACCAGCTGGCCCGGGCGTTCTTCCCCCTGGGTGACACCACGAAGCCCGACATCCGCGCGGAGGCGAGGGAGCGCGGCTTCTACATCGCGAGCAAGCCCGACTCGCACGACATCTGCTTCATCGCCGACGGCGACACCCGCGGCTGGCTCACCTCGCGACTGGGGGAGCAGCCCGGCGAGATCGTCGACGCCGAGACGGGCGAGGTCGTCGGCGCGCACCGGGGCGCGTACGCCTACACCGTCGGTCAGCGACGCGGGCTCGGCCTCGACCGGTCGGTCATGGACGGCGACCCTCGCTACGTCGTCTCCGTCGACGCCGCTGCCAACCGGGTCATGATCGGCACGTCGGATCTGTTGGGGGTCAACGCGATTCGTGGTGACCATGCCCGCTGGTGCGGGCCGCCCCCCGAGGGCGTGGTCGAGCTGGGCGCCCAGGTGCGCGCCCACGGCGAGGAGGTGCCCGCGCAGGCGTGGGCCTCCGGAGACGACGTGCAGGTGCGTCTCGCGGGTCGTCTCCGCGGGGTCGCTCCCGGCCAGTCCGTGGTCCTGTACGACGGGACGCGCGTGGTCGGTTCGGCCACGATCGCGTCGGCCTGGCTCGAGAGGTAG